The Bacillota bacterium DNA segment CGAAAGGAGCCCCGACAAGGTCTCCTTCGCCGCCCTCGGCGGGAAGATGCGTGGCGCCTACCATCTCGTTCACACCAGAGAGAACCAGTGGTTGCTGATGAAGACCGCGGACGACGTCCCCGCGGAGGAGACGAAGTGATGGACCGCTATGTCCTCGGGGTGACCGGGGCCAGCGGGGCCGTCTACGGGCTCCGGGCGATGGAGCTGCTTCTCAATGCCGAAGCCGAGGTGCACATGGTGATCACCGAGGCCGCTCGGAAGACCATTTCCCAGGAAATGGGGCTGGCCCTCCCGACCGAACCGGCCGGCCAGACCGAGGCCCTCCTCCGCTTCTGGATCGACCGCGCCCCGCGGCGGGCCGTCCCGGAGCGGGTACGGCGGGGCTTCTCCTGTTACGCCCCGGACGACCTGGGAGCGCCGCCCTCGACCGGGGCCTTCGCCACCTCGGGGATGATCATCGCCCCCTGTACGATGGCCGCCGCCGCGGCCGTCGCCGCCGGGCTGGCGGGCGACCTCATTGAACGGACCGCCGAGGTGACCATCAAGGAGGGACGTCCCCTGGTCGTCGTCCCGCGCGAAGCTCCGCTCAGCGGCATCCACCTGCGCAACCTGCTGGCCCTGTCGGAGATGGGGGTCCGCGTCCACCCGGCTTGCCCGAGCTTCGCCGGCGGGCCCAAGGACGTTGGCCGGCTCGTCGATTCGGTCGTCGTCAGGGCCCTGGCGTCGCTGGGGGTCGAGCCAGAGCCGGCGGAGGACCGCTTCGCCTCGCCGCGACCGGCTAAACGGTATTAGTCTCGGCCGATGTGAAGGTGCTCTGAAGACAGGAGCCGTCAAGCCCTCGGGCTCGACGCATTGTCAGGAGGGGCTTCCCGTGGCAACTCAGTTGGGTCTCATCTTCAGTGCCAGTCCCCGGGTTCGGCACACCGCGCCCAAGCGTTCTGGATCAGCATCGAATATCCAGCTAAGGACGAGAACTGGCCAGAATCCGTCTTCCCACGGCCAGACGATAGTCCTCGAGTTCGGCCACCTCCTTCCCACCCTTGCAGGACAGGCTAGCGCGCGGCTCCTATTGGGGCAAGTCAATCCCGGGGCCATTTAGCAGGTCAAGGACAAGGCCTCGAGTAAACGGAGGCCCAGGGCTCGGAGCCCCGGGCAACAAACGCGGCAAGCTACGGGTCGCCATTCCCACTCATGCCGGAACCGAGACCTTGGTCATTGATGTATGGTCTTGTCTTCCTTCATTGCCCGCCCCCACCGATGTTCTGGATGTAGTAGCCCGCCCCCTCATCGATGATGTTCACAAAGGCTGCCTTATTTAGGATCCATCCGCCGGGACCGATCTGACCGTTCGCCGGCAGCCAGTGGGAGAAGCTCTTTTCGCTGGCTGGCAGGACGGAGTATTCGACGAGAAAGGTGACTCTCCCGGTGGACGGCCACTCCGACCGGAACTGCAGTCTTTCGATCCGATAGTCCGACAATCGATGGCTGTCGTCAACGTCCGATGATTTATAGCCCAGCAGGTAATCGCCAAAGAGGCTTTGGCAGACATCGGCGAGTGTTGGACCCGCGGGAATAGGATTTTGTAGCGGAATCCGCTCCTCCCCAACTGACCCTCCGACGATTTTGGATTTGGCGCCAGCTTCGTAGACCTCGACTTTGGCGGCGGTTGGCAGTGTGGCGACAAAACCAAGAGTGACCGCCGCTTCGTCCACTCTGGGTGAAGACTCATGCGACTCCAGGTATTGGAACATGAACCGCCAGGTACCATCCGTGTAATCGGCGTTGACCAGACTCACCGCATTGCCGCCCCCGGCTTGCGAGCCCGCACTCACGACCAGAATGTTCCCGTCACCGAATAGCCCACCAAGGCCGAGCACCGCGCCCTTCTCCTCGTTCTTCGACTTAAGCCAACGAACGACCGGCCCAGGGAAACCGGACGTACCCACCGCGAAGGACCGCACCCCGTCCTGTGGCTGCGGCCACGGGAATTGACGCGCCAGGTGATACGTCCTTCCCCTATACGAGACAAGTTTACGGGATTCATCGTAGAGGAGCACCCGTCCCGGGCCTGAGAACCCGTCGGCAATGATCAAACGAAATCCGTCACCGGGGTTGATGCTCTGGCCCTCTGCTCGGCCCCCAACGGCCAGGCGAAACGATTGCAGGAACTCTTGCGCGGGCCTGCCGGTCAGGAGGTGGCACTGGAAGGGCCCAAGGATGATGACTCGGTCGGCGTTTTCCCCCAGCGGCAGATGAGAGCCGCAGCTGCAAGATAGGAAGGACACCACTAGAAGGACCGCAAGGAGACAAATGCTCCGTTTCATCGCTAACCTCCTTGGCTGAACCTCTTGGGTTTCTGACGGCCGCCTCGACAACTTGGTTTCGGATGCTCTGCCAGGACCGCTGAGCTTACCAAACATGCCTCTCCTTGAGAAGCGCAGGAGGCTAAGGGTGTTTACCGTTAGGTCCAGTTCACAAGAAGAGAGGCGCCGCATGGTTAGCTACCAATACGACGCCCAGGTGACCCGGCCTCTTTGTTTTGAGCTATCCTAGTTCCATGGAATGTAGTTGTTGACATGAACAAGATATATCTTGTCGCCCTGGACCACGATGCCGGAATACGGTACGTGGTAGTAGTCCCAGTTGTGGGCGTCTACCAGCGGAACCCCATCAGTGGTCCGACCCACGACTATAGCCACATGCTGAATTTTGTCGGGACCATCTGGACTCACGTAAGCCCAGTCATAGTAAACAGGATCACCTGTGTCAAGCTGCGAGGGACTCCCGACCTGCACACCTCTCGCTCCAGCCCAATAGCTGAAATGCGTTGGAGCGTAGGTCCACGTTGTGGAGGCCGTATCATCAGACGTTTGAGTTCCGCCTGTCCCGTTGTTGTTATACCACCAAGACGAATCGTACTGCCACCCTCCTGCGAATAATGCCTGAGATACGAAGTTGGCGCAATCGCCCCCATAATCTGGAGGGTTGTAGTTCTTGTAGGCGGGGTTGTAGTAGCTCGCGTCTCGTACATTGTAGCCGATCGTAGAGTTGTGAATGACCCAGCTATCGGCGTAACTTGCAGCGTTCGAGCGGTTATACGGAACATATATCACCTTCGGATTAACCACTGCATCTGGTGCAGAAGCGAGGCGTACGGTCGGGGTGGCTATATTCGGATTGCTGCAGGGCTGTCCCCAAACGAGCGGGCCCTCGTCGTACGCGTCGCTCACAATGCGCCAATTCGCGTTGGCATAGGCGAGAGTAATGTCATGCCATACACCGAGCCCAGAAAGGTTATCACCTCCAGCCGCGTCCTTCCACGAGAACATTATCACTTCATACGCTTTGAGCATCGCATTGTTTCCGTCAAGTGTAGGATCCATCATGTCTAGTCTGTCCAGCGTGAATGCGGTAATCGGTCCACCAAGCTTCTTTTCGACCGCCCGCCACGCCATCTGTCTGGAGGCCTCGTGTGCAATTGCGTCAGATCCTTGTACGTAGAAGCCCTCAAGGGCCTTGGTATTATTGCTGTTCAGTGCTCGAACCCGTTCTCCGAAAGCACGGTGGACAACATCCGTCACATCACGGGATCTGGAATCTGCACTCCCCGCTGCCCAGGCCGGCGAAACGCTGAACATGAGAACTGTCAGCACCACCAAGAGACTAATACACTTCCGACTTCTCAAACCTCTCACACTCCTTTTGGCTATAGCTAGATCTTAGCCGGTTTGTTCCTTCTCCGGTAATGTAAGGAATTCCTGCCATACTTTTCCGTGGTCGTTTAACATTTCGAATATTGCGGTCATAATTGATTGAATACAGGAACCGGGATGCTTGCAGAGATCGAGCTAATAGGTCATCCGGGGCATGAATCAACTTTGCCGGCGGTCTGAACTCGCTCGGGGACAGGCTAGTCCCGCATCAGAGCATACAGAGAGGCATTCGAACATGGCCCACCGAATCGTCCAAGAATTCCAGACCTCTCATTCGTAATGACAATCCAGGGGACCCCGCATTGCCATCGGCCCGGAAGAACGAGCGCCAAGCCGCAGGGCTTGGCGCTCTTGTTCATGGCGCTGGGGCATGTTCGGTTCTTTCTGATCATCGGACCATCAACGGCTGACCGCCTGCTCGATCTTCCCCCCGCCGACGACGACCTCATCATCATAGAAGACGACGGCCTGGCCGGGCGTGACCGCCCGCTGCGGACGATCGAAGGTGGCCCGGATGCCATCGCCGCCCTCGATCGGTTCGATGACCCCCGGGGCCTCCTCGGCCCCGTACCGCACCTTCACCCCGACCCGCATCGGGCCGTCCAACTGGTCGAAAGGGATGAAGTTGCAGCCGCCGGCCTCGAGCCCCCGGCTGTAGACATCCTCGGCGAAGCCGAGGACGACGGCGTTCTCGTCGGGCTCCAGGCGAACGACGTACATCGGCCGCTGGGCCGTCAGGCCGAGGCCCTTCCGCTGCCCGACGGTGTAGTTGGGCAGTCCGCGGTGGGTGCCGATGACCTGCCCGTGGATGTCCTTGAAGGGCCCCGGGGTGAAGGCCTCCGGGGCCCGCTCCCGGACGAAGCGGGCGTAATCGTCATCCATCACGAAGCAGATTTCCTGGCTCTCGGGCTTGTCCGCCGTCGGCAGCCCGCACGCCGCGGCCCTCCTCCGGACCTCGGGCTTGGTCAGCCCGCCCAGCGGCCAGAGGACGTGGGCCAGTTGGCCCTGGGTCAGGCCGTAGAGGGCGTAGGTCTGATCCTTCCGATTGTCCCGGGCCTTGAGGATGAGGTGTCGTCCGGTGCCCAGATCCCTGGCCACCCGGGCGTAGTGTCCGGTGGCGATGAACCGGCATTCCAGGGCCAGGGCCTTCTCCAGAAGAGCCGTGAACTTGACCACATGATTGCAGATGATGCACGGGTTCGGGGTTCGACCGCGGCTGTATTCAGCGACGAAGTCGTCGACGACCGCCCGCTCGAAGGTCTCTCTCAGGTTCAAGACATAGTAAGGGATGCCCAACCGGTCGGCGACCCGCCGGGCATCCTCGACGGCCACGAGCGAACAACAGCCACCATAATTCTCGGCCACTTCGGGGACGACGTCGGGCCAGATCTGCATGGTCGCCCCGATGACCTCATACCCCTCGTCCTTGAGCAACGCGGCCGCCAGCGAGCTGTCGACCCCGCCACTCATCGCCACCAGGACCCGTCCCTTGCTCAACGCTCAGTGCTTGTCCTTTCCACCATCAGCCGCCGCGGCCTTGGCCGCGGTCTTCGTCTCGGTGTCTGAGCCGGCGCCCACCGCCTGTCCGTTGCCGTCGGCCCCGCCGTGCCTGGCCTTGTAGTCCTTGATCGCCTCGTGGAGGGCATCGGCCGCCAGGTTCGAGCAATGCAGCTTGTTCGGGGGCAGGCCGCCGAGGGCCTCGGCGACGGCGCGGTTGGTGATATCGAGGGCCGCGTCGAGGGTCTTGCCCTTGACCATCTCGGTGACCATGCTCGACGTGGCGATGGCCGCCCCGCAGCCGAAGGTCTGGAACTTGACGTCCTCGATCCGGTCGTCCTTGACCTTGATCGCGATCTGCATGATGTCGCCGCAGGTCGGGTTGCCGACCCGCCCGATCCCATCGGGGTCCTTGATCTCGCCGACGTTCCTCGGGTTGTAGAAGTGCTCCATCACTTTTTCGTTATACATCTTCGTGATGCTCCTCCTCGGCGGGCGTGAGTGGCGCGGCCGCGTGGCCCTTGATCTTGTCGGCGTAGAGCGGTGACATCGAACGGAGCCGCCGGACTATGTCTGGCAACGTCCCGATGACGTACTCGATGTCCTCCATGGAGTTGTCGGTGCCGACCGTCAACCGCAGAGACCCGTGGGCGACCTCGTGCGGCAGGCCCATGGCCAGGAGGACGTGGGACGGCTCGAGGGAGCCGGAGGTGCAGGCCGAACCGCTCGACGCGGCGACGCCCTTCATGTCCAAGTTGAGGAGCATCGACTCGCCCTCGACGTACTCGACCGAGATGTTGGCGTTGGCCGGCAGGCGCTTCACCGGGTGGCCGTTGAGCTGAGCGTAATCGATCTGGGCCAGGAGCCCGGAGATCAGTCGGTCCCGAAGGGACGTGTTGTGGGCGATCCGCTGGTCGAGGGTGTTCTTGGCGATCTCGGCCGCCTTGCCGAAGCCGACGATTCCGGGGACGTTCTCGGTCCCGGCCCGTCGCTTGCGCTCGTGCGACCCGCCGAAGACCAGGGGCATCAGCTTGACCCCCTTGCGTTGGTAGAGGGCGCCGCAGCCCTTGGGCCCGTAAATTTTGTGCGACGACACCGACATGAAGTCGACCCGCAGGTCGTCCACGCTGACCGGCCAGTTGCCGTAGGTTTGGACGGCGTCGATGTGGTAGTAAGCGTTGCTGTGCTCCTTGACGATCCGGCCGATCTCGGCCGACGGCTGGATCGTCCCGACTTCGTTGTTGGCCCCCATGATCGTCACCAGGATGGTCTGGGGGGTCAAGGCCTTCCTGACGTCCTCCGGGTCGACCATCCCGTACTTGTCGACCGGGAGATAGGTCACCCGAAAGCCTTCTTTTTCGAGGTACTCACAGGTATGAAGGATGGCGTGGTGCTCGATGGCCGAAGTGATGATGTGGTTGCCGAACTCGCGCCGGCCCCTGGCCGTCCCCTGGATAGCCAGGTTATCGGCCTCGGTCCCGCCCGAGGTGAAGATGATCTCGGTGGGGTTCGCCCCCATCAGCGCGGCGATCTGCTCGCGGGCCTCCTCGACCCCCTTGCGGGCCTCCCGCCCGAAAGCGTGGATGCTCGACGGGTTGCCGAAGGCCTCGAGCATGTAGTGATCCATCATCCGGACGACTTCCGGTAGGACCGGGGTCGTGGCGGCGTGGTCAAGGTAAACTCGGCGTTGCTCGGCCATCTCTCTAGTCACGCTCCTTGAGGCTCGACTGGTTGTCTGGGGGGTTCACAGGTACAAGGAGTAGTTTTCGGCGTCAGTCCTGGCCTCGGTGACCAGGTCGGCCAGGGTCACGGAGTCGAGGGCCTTGGTGATGCTGTCCCGCAGCTTGACCCAGACGCTCCGGGCCACGCAGCCCTGGGACTTGGCGCAGTGCTGGTAGGGACCCTCGCTCTCGCTGGCGCAATCAACCGGGGCGATGGGGCCCTCGAGGACCCTGATGATGTCGCCGACGGTGATCCCTTGGGCCTCCCGGGCCAGCGTATAGCCGCCCTGGGCACCGCGGACGCCGGTGATCAGCCCGGCCTTGCGAAGGGGTCCGGCCAGTTGTTCGAGGTAGTTCTCGGAGAGACCTTGCCGTTCGGCCACGGCCTTCAAGGACACCGGCCCGTCCTGGCTGTTCAGGGCCAGGTCGACCATGGCCATGACCCCGTATCGGCCTTTCGTCGACAGCTTCACGGCCCTCTCCCCCCGTTTCTGCCGGCGACCAATTCCGAGTCGTCCGCTTGGTTATCCGCGTTAATCCTACCATCCCGCTAGGTATTTGTCAACGCTCCGCTCTCGTTTCGAAAACAGCCGTAAGGCGAGCTTTGGGGAAGCGGCGAAAGGGCTAAACTCGGGGCCTTTCGGACCCGATAAGAGTGATAGGAGTGTCCGGATTCGGGACAGACCCTCGCCCCCAAGACGGGGGGCAGGAGGCTTTCGAAAAGGGGCTCGTCAATTGGCACTCTCCTGGCGGCAGACGGCTGAACATTACCATCGGGGCTTGGTCCGACTGGTCGACGGTCGACCGACCGAGGCTCTGGCGGAGTTCGATGAGGTCGGTTTTCTCGGCGGGTTGTCTTCAGCCTACGATTACAATCGCGGGCTCGCTGAGCTTTGGGTCGGCGAACTTGACAGGGCCCTTGGGGACTTGCACCGGGCGGCCAAAGCCGCGGACGGACCCTCCCCGGCCCTACTTGGGGTGGCCGCGGCCAGCCTTCTGCTGGGGCGGGTATCGGACGCCCGTGCCGGCCTGGCGGAAGCGGCCAGGCGTATACCTCCTCTTCCGCGCCTGGCTTCATTGGCCTCCGTCATTGACGGGGTGACCGGCGGATCCAGGCTTACGGACTACCCGGCCCTGGTCGCCCGCCAGATGTCAGTCGCCCGGAAAGGCCACCATCCGCTGGTCCTCACGTTCCTGACCGACCCCCCAGTCCTTTGCGGTGGCCAACTGATCTACTACGAGTGGGTCAACGGAATGGCCGCGCGCGGCCATGAGGTCACCGTCCTGTCGCACGGTCAGGCGCCGCCGTGGAAAGAAGTGAAGGCGCCTTTCCGGACCCTGCCCCTCTCCCAGCGGCTCAGTGACGCGATCCCCCCGGGTGACGCCTCCTTCGGCATCTATTGGGACCAGATAGCCGATTTGGTCGCCGGAAACCCACGCTCCACGCCCTTCTATGTCTTCCAGGGCGACCCCTACATCTTCGAACGAGGCCACGAGCGGCTCTCGGCCGAATTGAGCCCACACGTGGCCAAGGTGGTCGACCACCTGTACGGCCAACCCTGCCGCCTAATCGTCATCTCCGATCTGCTTCATGACCTCTTGAAGAAGCATTATGACCGCGAGAGCGTGGTCGTCGAGAACGCCATCGAGCCCAGCCATTTCTTCCCGCGGCCAAAAACGTCCGTCCCCGGACGCCCCAGGATCGTCTTCATGGGCCCGGAGGCCGAGTTCAAGGGGACCAAGGAAATCAAGGTCGCCCTCGATCTCCTGCGGCAGCGAGGAGTGACTTTCGAGGCCATCCACATCTGTCCGAACCCGTCCGCTGATCCCTCCTTCACGGGCCTTTTCATTGAGGCCCCACCGCCCGAGGAAATCGGCCGGATCGTGGCCGAGGCCGACCTCCTCGTCTCGGCCTCCCACTATGAGTCCTTCGCCATGCCTCCGCTGGAAGCCATGGCCTGCGGGACGACGGTGGTCACGGCGGCCAACGACGGGGTCCGCCAATATGCCGTCGACGGCAGCAACTGCTTGATGTTCCCGCCTGGAAACATCGAAGCGATGGCCGCGGCCATCGAGTCGGCGATCAAGGACCAAGGGCTACGTGACCGCCTGGTTCAGGCCGGCCAAGCGGCGGCGGCCCGGTTCAGGTGGCCCAAGAGTCTTTCTAAACTGGAGGATATCGTTTGGGATCAGACCGTAGCCCTTCAGCCCGATCTGAGGCCATTGGCCAAAACGGTCGCCGAAGCAGAGGCCAGACGGGCGGGGGCCCGGAGCCAGACGGTCAGTGTCTGTATGATCGTCCGAAACGAGGCGAGCCACCTGGGGCGGTGCCTGGCCGGCATCGAAGAGGTCGCCGATGAGCTTGTCGTGGCCGACACCGGGTCGGCGGACCACTCGGCCCTGATCGCCATCCTCTTCGGAGGAAAGGTCGGCCCATTCCCTTGGGGTGACGACTTCAGCGCCGCCCGTAACTGGGTTCTGGACCAGGCCAACGGGGACTGGATCCTCTGTCTTGACGCCGACGAGGAACTCCATCCTGAGAGCATTCTTCCCCTGTTGGCGCTGGCCCGCTCAGACACCAGCGCCGACGCTTTCTATCTCACCGCGGAGAATCTCTGCGGCAGCGACGATCGGCAACCGGGTGACGACAGCAGGGTCTTGCGGCTGTTCCGAAACAACGGGGCCTATCGTTTCGAAGGGAGGATCCACGAGCAGGTCCTGCCCTCGATCATCAGGGCCGGTGGTCGGGTCGAGGCCTCGTCCATCCGCCTTCGGCACTATGGTTACCTGGGCGCCGAGACAGCGGCCAAGGACAAGCCCAGAAGGAACATCAGGCTCCTGGAGGAATGCCTGCAGGAGCAACCTGAGGACCTCTACCTGCGCTTCCAGCTGGCCAGAGAGCAGTTGCGGACGGGTGACGACGAGGCCGCCGTGGATACCTATGACCGGGTCGTCCGTGGGCTACTCAAACGGAAGGCGGCAGTGACCAGCGAGGACTTCGTACCGGTGGCCGTCCTGGGGGCGACCCAGATTCACCTGCGCACCGGGCGGGCGGCCCGGGCCAAGGAGATAGCCGATCAGTTCAGCCCACTCTGGCCCGATTACGCTGAACTGAACCTGACCCGTGGTCAAGCCCTGAGGTCCCTCGGCCACCATCGGGAGGCCGCCCGGGCATTCCTGGGGTGCATCGCCGGCGGCCCGTCGCCGGCCGGCCGATACAGCCTCACCTGGGGCCTTGGGGTCGTCGTAGAGGCCTGGCGGGAGCTGGGTCTGACCTACGAGGAAAGTGGGCACCCGGCGGAAGCGTTGGCCGCTTACCAGCAGGCCCTGGCAGTGTCGCCCGGCCATCCGGAGACTCTCCAGTACCTGTCTTCTCTGATCCTCAGATCGGAGCACCCTCAAAAGGCCTTCCCGCATTTGGTCGGGCTTGTTTCCGGGGCCGACGACCGACTGGCCCTGGGGCCGGCGACGGTCGTCGCCAAGGCTTCAATCAAGGAACGGTTCCCCCAGTTCGCCGAAGAGCTCTTGACCAAGGCCCTGGGGCCGTTGGTCAAAGCCGGAACGGCCTCGCCGGACCAAGAGATCCCCCTCTACTGGCTGGCCATCGCCCTGGAAGCTCAAAACCGCTATGACGAGTCTGGGGCCATCTTCGCCCGCCTAGCAGACTGCCCCGACGTCGGCCGCGAGGCCCGTTGGCACTGGGCCCTCCGCTCGGTCCTGGTTGGACGACCCGTCGAAACGGCTGATTGTCTGGGTCCCTTGACGGAGAGGGCCCCCGCTGAAGCGGGTCTGTATCTCGAACTCGCGCGAGTCATGGCCGCCGGCGCCGGGCCCGGATCAGGCGGCCGCGCGGCGACCACCGAGACCGTGCCTCAGCCCCTGACGGGTGCCAGGAAAGCCTTCATGTCCCTGGCCGAACACCTGTGGGACTTGGGGGAAGCGGGTGCCTTCGAGGGCTTGATCAGTTTAGCCGGACGCGTCTTTGAAAACGCCGGAAAGGCCGCCCGGGAGTTGGGCAAACTGTACTACCGGCGGGGGGCCGAGGATGAAGCCCTGGCCTGTCTGGTGCGGGCGGCAGAGAACGGGGCCAGCGATGGGGATTCCCTGGCCTGCCTTGGAAAGCTGGCCTGGCGGAGAGGTTTGCCCGAGGACGCCGTCGAATTCCTGCGACGCTCGATTTGGGCCGACGCCGGTCGGTTCCAGGCCTGGCTTGATTTAGTCAGAGTCTTGGTGGACCTCGACCGGCGTGGGGAGGCGCTCAAGGTGGTCCAGGCGGCTCTGGCCGGGCCGTTCCGTGGACATGCCGTCTTCTTGGCCCTGGAGCAGGAACTTGCCGCCGGGGCGGCATGACTCTGGGGGTATTGCGAACCGTGAGGGATGATCTCTTCGATTTCAGCCGGCGGAAGCTCCTCAGTCAGGAAGGACCACTGGCGGCCAGAATGCGCCCGAAGGCCCTTGATGAGTTGATTGGACAAGAGAAGGTCGTCGGCCCCGGTCGGCTGCTGCGGCGGATGATCGAAGCGGACCGGCTGTCTTCGATCATCCTGTGGGGCCCCGCCGGTTCCGGCAAGACGTCCCTGGCCCGGGTGGTCGCCGAGACGACTGAGTCTGAGTTTGTTGAGTTGAGCGCGGTGACGTCCGGGGTGGCCGATGTCCGCCGGGTCATCGAGGAGGCCGGCGACCGACTGGGTCAGCACGGTCGGCGGACGATCCTCTTCATCGACGAGCTCCATCGCTTCAACAAAGTGCAGCAAGACGCCCTTCTACCCCACGTTGAGAAGGGGATCATCACCCTCATCGGAGCCACCACGGAGAACCCGTACTTTGAAGTCATCGCCCCGCTGGTCAGTCGATGCCGGGTCTTTCGTCTGGAGCCCTTGGATAGCGCGGCCCTGGCAACCATCGTCCTACGCGCCCTGGCCGACCGTGAACGGGGACTGGGCAACTACCGCGTGGAATTGACCCCTGAGGCCCTGGCTCATTTGGTCGAGACAGCCAACGGCGACGCCCGGACCCTGCTCAACGCGGTCGAACTGGCCGTCCTGACGACCCCGCCGGATCCGGATGGAGTTCGACGAATCACCCTCCCCATCGCCGAAGAGTCCATTCAGCGCCGGGCCTTGACCTACGACAAGACGGGCGACCAGCACTATGACACGATTTCGGCCTTCATTAAGAGCCTGCGCGGCAGCGACCCCGACGCGGCTCTCTACTGGTTGGCCCGGATGCTTTACGCCGGGGAGGACCCCACCTTCATCGCCCGCCGAATGGTCATCCTGGCCTCGGAGGATGTCGGCAACGCCGACCCCATGGCCCTCGTCCTGGCCACCGCGACCTTTCAGGCCGTGGAATCCATCGGGATGCCGGAGGCCCGCATCCCACTGGCCCAGGCGGCAACCTACCTGGCCTCCGCCCCTAAGAGCAACGCCGCTTACCTCGGGGTCGACGAGGCC contains these protein-coding regions:
- a CDS encoding UbiX family flavin prenyltransferase gives rise to the protein MDRYVLGVTGASGAVYGLRAMELLLNAEAEVHMVITEAARKTISQEMGLALPTEPAGQTEALLRFWIDRAPRRAVPERVRRGFSCYAPDDLGAPPSTGAFATSGMIIAPCTMAAAAAVAAGLAGDLIERTAEVTIKEGRPLVVVPREAPLSGIHLRNLLALSEMGVRVHPACPSFAGGPKDVGRLVDSVVVRALASLGVEPEPAEDRFASPRPAKRY
- a CDS encoding amidase domain-containing protein, coding for MRSRKCISLLVVLTVLMFSVSPAWAAGSADSRSRDVTDVVHRAFGERVRALNSNNTKALEGFYVQGSDAIAHEASRQMAWRAVEKKLGGPITAFTLDRLDMMDPTLDGNNAMLKAYEVIMFSWKDAAGGDNLSGLGVWHDITLAYANANWRIVSDAYDEGPLVWGQPCSNPNIATPTVRLASAPDAVVNPKVIYVPYNRSNAASYADSWVIHNSTIGYNVRDASYYNPAYKNYNPPDYGGDCANFVSQALFAGGWQYDSSWWYNNNGTGGTQTSDDTASTTWTYAPTHFSYWAGARGVQVGSPSQLDTGDPVYYDWAYVSPDGPDKIQHVAIVVGRTTDGVPLVDAHNWDYYHVPYSGIVVQGDKIYLVHVNNYIPWN
- the mnmA gene encoding tRNA 2-thiouridine(34) synthase MnmA — protein: MSKGRVLVAMSGGVDSSLAAALLKDEGYEVIGATMQIWPDVVPEVAENYGGCCSLVAVEDARRVADRLGIPYYVLNLRETFERAVVDDFVAEYSRGRTPNPCIICNHVVKFTALLEKALALECRFIATGHYARVARDLGTGRHLILKARDNRKDQTYALYGLTQGQLAHVLWPLGGLTKPEVRRRAAACGLPTADKPESQEICFVMDDDYARFVRERAPEAFTPGPFKDIHGQVIGTHRGLPNYTVGQRKGLGLTAQRPMYVVRLEPDENAVVLGFAEDVYSRGLEAGGCNFIPFDQLDGPMRVGVKVRYGAEEAPGVIEPIEGGDGIRATFDRPQRAVTPGQAVVFYDDEVVVGGGKIEQAVSR
- the nifU gene encoding Fe-S cluster assembly scaffold protein NifU, which codes for MYNEKVMEHFYNPRNVGEIKDPDGIGRVGNPTCGDIMQIAIKVKDDRIEDVKFQTFGCGAAIATSSMVTEMVKGKTLDAALDITNRAVAEALGGLPPNKLHCSNLAADALHEAIKDYKARHGGADGNGQAVGAGSDTETKTAAKAAAADGGKDKH
- the nifS gene encoding cysteine desulfurase NifS, translating into MAEQRRVYLDHAATTPVLPEVVRMMDHYMLEAFGNPSSIHAFGREARKGVEEAREQIAALMGANPTEIIFTSGGTEADNLAIQGTARGRREFGNHIITSAIEHHAILHTCEYLEKEGFRVTYLPVDKYGMVDPEDVRKALTPQTILVTIMGANNEVGTIQPSAEIGRIVKEHSNAYYHIDAVQTYGNWPVSVDDLRVDFMSVSSHKIYGPKGCGALYQRKGVKLMPLVFGGSHERKRRAGTENVPGIVGFGKAAEIAKNTLDQRIAHNTSLRDRLISGLLAQIDYAQLNGHPVKRLPANANISVEYVEGESMLLNLDMKGVAASSGSACTSGSLEPSHVLLAMGLPHEVAHGSLRLTVGTDNSMEDIEYVIGTLPDIVRRLRSMSPLYADKIKGHAAAPLTPAEEEHHEDV
- a CDS encoding Rrf2 family transcriptional regulator — its product is MKLSTKGRYGVMAMVDLALNSQDGPVSLKAVAERQGLSENYLEQLAGPLRKAGLITGVRGAQGGYTLAREAQGITVGDIIRVLEGPIAPVDCASESEGPYQHCAKSQGCVARSVWVKLRDSITKALDSVTLADLVTEARTDAENYSLYL
- a CDS encoding glycosyltransferase translates to MALSWRQTAEHYHRGLVRLVDGRPTEALAEFDEVGFLGGLSSAYDYNRGLAELWVGELDRALGDLHRAAKAADGPSPALLGVAAASLLLGRVSDARAGLAEAARRIPPLPRLASLASVIDGVTGGSRLTDYPALVARQMSVARKGHHPLVLTFLTDPPVLCGGQLIYYEWVNGMAARGHEVTVLSHGQAPPWKEVKAPFRTLPLSQRLSDAIPPGDASFGIYWDQIADLVAGNPRSTPFYVFQGDPYIFERGHERLSAELSPHVAKVVDHLYGQPCRLIVISDLLHDLLKKHYDRESVVVENAIEPSHFFPRPKTSVPGRPRIVFMGPEAEFKGTKEIKVALDLLRQRGVTFEAIHICPNPSADPSFTGLFIEAPPPEEIGRIVAEADLLVSASHYESFAMPPLEAMACGTTVVTAANDGVRQYAVDGSNCLMFPPGNIEAMAAAIESAIKDQGLRDRLVQAGQAAAARFRWPKSLSKLEDIVWDQTVALQPDLRPLAKTVAEAEARRAGARSQTVSVCMIVRNEASHLGRCLAGIEEVADELVVADTGSADHSALIAILFGGKVGPFPWGDDFSAARNWVLDQANGDWILCLDADEELHPESILPLLALARSDTSADAFYLTAENLCGSDDRQPGDDSRVLRLFRNNGAYRFEGRIHEQVLPSIIRAGGRVEASSIRLRHYGYLGAETAAKDKPRRNIRLLEECLQEQPEDLYLRFQLAREQLRTGDDEAAVDTYDRVVRGLLKRKAAVTSEDFVPVAVLGATQIHLRTGRAARAKEIADQFSPLWPDYAELNLTRGQALRSLGHHREAARAFLGCIAGGPSPAGRYSLTWGLGVVVEAWRELGLTYEESGHPAEALAAYQQALAVSPGHPETLQYLSSLILRSEHPQKAFPHLVGLVSGADDRLALGPATVVAKASIKERFPQFAEELLTKALGPLVKAGTASPDQEIPLYWLAIALEAQNRYDESGAIFARLADCPDVGREARWHWALRSVLVGRPVETADCLGPLTERAPAEAGLYLELARVMAAGAGPGSGGRAATTETVPQPLTGARKAFMSLAEHLWDLGEAGAFEGLISLAGRVFENAGKAARELGKLYYRRGAEDEALACLVRAAENGASDGDSLACLGKLAWRRGLPEDAVEFLRRSIWADAGRFQAWLDLVRVLVDLDRRGEALKVVQAALAGPFRGHAVFLALEQELAAGAA